Proteins found in one Pagrus major chromosome 20, Pma_NU_1.0 genomic segment:
- the LOC141016106 gene encoding transient receptor potential cation channel subfamily M member 4-like, with protein MRDTRGEGGGGGDGDKICKSEKDQSWIPKIIKKRVCTTFVEDSFSNGALCQCGGVRDAHASVALGDYFSTAMVNHWDSAQHSSEYPTDAFGEIHFAGASKRHSYFLRLSWDTPASMVYTLMTAHWGLPSPNLVVSVVGGEGRTKVKTWVREVLRQGLVKASQSTGAWIITEGLREGVGRCVGEAVRDHATAASSVPLNKVMALGIAPWGLVHNRQQLVNSQGSFPAKYYVQNLTRDSCCLDNNYQAFLLVDDGSEGRRGGQIGFRAKLEDYISHQRTGIWGSGSIDIPVLCMLVSGEASMLERVDLSLKTSMPWLVLAGSGGLADFLSDLLENLSLAPATQSSGEGDGEAGPSVDLKDRVAERLKKHFPSETELDKLVEPALSIYQNRGFITIYHGEQEGPNEFDTVLLKALVGASKQRASVDASPYNEELKLAVTWNRVDIAKSELFNGDIQWRYDDLEDSMTDALVNDKPQFVRLFTENGLNILDYLTYGRLESLYRSVADGTVLFQLLQRRLVERLGTVTTVPTSSNMQASPSKVAAENMHSGPVTEITLFEVAGVLELLMGDVCQPFYYNALGLELISSKRRALKRASKLLRGDCLYRRQRCLFPWASLFIWAVLQNRSEMATFFWEMAGESVLSALSGCKILRELSKLEVETETKLSMKELAQRFENVAHDVFSSCYQSNESRSFTLLIRKSPVWGGTTCLQMGMGADARLFFSHDGVQSLLSQIWWGDMERNTEVWKLLLTFFCPVLCYTNLISFRKQEDHQQEEEGKPNEDAPGRDSDSLYGHTVFSFSDIKHIEEDAQGFNSPRTATIKGIPQSRRPPKRPFIVSRWRQFWFAPVTSFLGNVLMYFLFLLLFAYVLLVDFKPHPPEGPAITEYVMYFWVFTIVCEEIRETFFLGTMNWRQRLRVYIQDVWNKCDLIAIILFIIGLICRMFKWSYGFGREILCVDYMVFTLRLIHIFAIHKQLGPKIIIVGKMMKDVFFFLFFLGVWLMAYGVANQALLYSYDPRLDRIFRRVFYRPYLHIFGQIPVEEMDVGKKWDMTCTDNITLIDNGEEPCRVLYSNWLVVILLVVYLLVTNILLINLLIAMFSHTFSEVQANSDIYWKFQRYNLIVQYHSRPSLAPPFIILSHINLFIKRTIRKVPSIKIHHFVLQLKGKAANRLMTWETIQKEDFLTAQNKIQKSSDSERLKRMSVKVDGVLKHLTESRDFDHRLRALENEMEYCSNALSWIVDTLAQGSTFKPPRPPPTLRDAFPSSNSS; from the exons atgagagacacaagaggagaaggaggaggaggaggcgacgGAGACAAAATCTGTAAATCTGAGAAAGATCAG AGCTGGATCCCCAAAATCATCAAGAAGAGAGTTTGCACCACCTTTGTAGAAGATTCCTTCAG CAATGGCGCGCTGTGCCAGTGTGGGGGTGTCAGAGATGCCCATGCCTCTGTGGCTCTCGGGGACTACTTTAGCACAGCGATGGTCAACCACTGGGACAGCGCCCAGCACTCGTCTGAATACCCGACGGATGCCTTTGGAGAGATACACTTTGCTGGAGCCAGCAAGAGGCATAGCTAT TTCCTTCGTCTGTCATGGGACACGCCGGCGTCTATGGTCTACACCCTGATGACAGCCCACTGGGGTCTTCCCTCACCCAACCTGGTGGTTTCTGTAGTGGGCGGAGAAGGCAGGACAAAGGTGAAGACCTGGGTACGGGAGGTCCTCAGGCAGGGACTGGTGAAAGCCTCACAAAGCACAG GAGCCTGGATCATAACAGAAGGCCTGCGTGAAGGCGTCGGCAGGTGTGTCGGAGAAGCGGTGAGGGATCATGCCACTGCAGCCTCGTCGGTCCCCCTCAACAAAGTGATGGCGCTGGGCATCGCTCCGTGGGGGCTAGTGCATAACCGACAGCAGCTGGTCAACTCTCAG GGCAGCTTTCCTGCTAAGTACTATGTCCAGAACTTGACCCGGGACTCCTGCTGCCTCGACAACAACTACCAGGCCTTCCTGCTGGTGGACGACGGGAGTGAGGGGCGCAGAGGAGGACAGATCGGGTTCAGGGCCAAACTGGAGGACTACATCTCCCACCAGCGCACGGGCATCTGGG GCAGTGGCAGCATTGACATCCCTGTCCTTTGTATGCTGGTGTCAGGGGAGGCGAGCATGCTGGAG AGAGTTGATCTCTCTCTGAAAACCTCCATGCCCTGGCTGGTGCTGGCCGGCTCAGGAGGCCTTGCTGACTTCTTGAGCGATCTCTTGGAGAACCTGTCCTTGGCCCCGGCTACACAGTCCTCTGGCGAGGGAGATGGCGAGGCAGGCCCCAGCGTGGATCTGAAAGACAGAGTGGCAGAACGGCTTAAGAAGCACTtcccttctgaaacagagttgGATAAACTAGTTGAACCG GCTCTGAGCATCTACCAGAACAGAGGCTTCATTACAATCTACCACGGAGAGCAGGAGGGCCCAAATGAATTTGACACAGTCCTGCTCAAAGCGTTAGTGGGAG ctaGTAAGCAGCGTGCGTCAGTTGATGCCAGCCCTTACAATGAGGAGCTAAAGCTGGCGGTGACGTGGAACAGGGTTGACATTGCTAAGAGTGAACTCTTCAATGGAGACATCCAGTGGAgg TATGACGACCTGGAAGACTCCATGACAGACGCCCTGGTCAATGACAAGCCTCAGTTCGTGCGTCTTTTCACTGAGAACGGCCTCAACATCCTGGACTACCTGACTTACGGCAGGCTGGAGAGCCTGTACCGCTCGGTGGCTGATGGGACGGTGCTTTTCCAGCTACTTCAGCGCCGTCTGGTGGAGCGACTAGGAACTGTAACCACTGTGCCCACATCATCAAACATGCAGGCCTCGCCTTCCAAAGTGGCAGCAGAGAACATGCATAGTGGCCCGGTGACGGAGATCACACTTTTTGAG GTTGCAGGAGTCCTGGAGCTGTTAATGGGTGATGTCTGCCAGCCATTTTACTACAATGCTTTGGGCTTAGAGCTGATCTCATCAAAGAGGAGAGCTCTGAAG CGTGCCAGTAAGCTGCTGCGTGGTGACTGCTTGTATCGGAGACAACGCTGCCTCTTCCCCTGGGCTTCTCTCTTCATCTGGGCCGTCCTTCAGAACCGCAGTGAGATGGCCACTTTCTTCTGGGAGATG GCAGGAGAGTCGGTGCTGAGTGCTCTGAGTGGCTGCAAGATACTGAGGGAACTGTCCAAGCTGGAGGTTGAGACTGAGACCAAACTGTCCATGAAGGAGTTGGCTCAGAGGTTTGAGAACGTGGCACATG ACGTCTTCAGCTCCTGCTATCAGAGCAACGAGAGTCGCTCTTTCACGCTGCTGATCAGGAAATCTCCAGTTTGGGGTGGCACCACCTGCCTGCAGATGGGCATGGGCGCTGACGCACGACTGTTCTTCAGCCATGATGGAGTACAG tctctGTTGTCCCAGATCTGGTGGGGTGACATGGAGAGAAACACGGAGGTGTGGAAGCTCCTGCTCACCTTCTTCTGCCCCGTCCTCTGCTATACCAACCTCATCTCCTTCAG GAAACAAGAGGACCATcagcaagaggaggaggggaagccCAACGAGGACGCACCAGGCAGGGACAGCGACAGCCTTTATGGCCACACCGTCTTCTCTTTCTCAGACATCAAACACAT TGAAGAGGATGCACAAGGCTTTAACAGTCCCAGGACAGCGACCATCAAAG GCATACCCCAATCTCGCAGACCGCCAAAGCGTCCGTTCATAGTGTCAAGATGGCGGCAGTTCTGGTTTGCACCTGTCACCTCATTTTTGGGGAACGTCCTCATgtacttcctcttcctcctgctgtttgCCTATGTGCTCTTGGTGGACTTCAAGCCCCACCCGCCCGAGGGTCCAGCCATCACTGAGTATGTGATGTACTTCTGGGTATTCACCATTGTGTGTGAGGAGATCAGGGAG ACGTTCTTTTTGGGGACGATGAACTGGCGTCAGAGGCTCAGAGTGTACATTCAAGATGTTTGGAACAAGTGCGACCTCATTGCCATCATTCTGTTCATCATAGGACTGATCTGCAG GATGTTCAAGTGGTCGTATGGATTTGGCCGGGAGATCCTGTGTGTGGACTACATGGTCTTCACCCTTCGTCTCATTCACATATTTGCCATTCACAAACAGCTGGGACCAAAAATCATCATTGTTGGCAAGATG ATGAAGgatgtcttcttcttcctcttcttcctgggGGTGTGGCTCATGGCATACGGAGTAGCCAACCAAGCTTTGCTTTACTCCTATGACCCTCGCCTGGATCGCATCTTCCGGCGGGTTTTCTACAGGCCGTACCTGCACATCTTCGGACAGATCCCTGTGGAAGAGATGGATG TGGGGAAGAAGTGGGACATGACGTGCACAGACAACATCACATTGATTGACAACGGTGAGGAGCCATGCAGAGTTCTGTACAGTAACTGGCTGGTGGTAATCCTGCTGGTTGTTTATCTGCTGGTCACCAACATCCTGCTCATCAACCTGCTCATCGCCATGTTTAG TCACACCTTCTCTGAAGTGCAGGCCAACAGCGACATCTACTGGAAGTTCCAGCGCTACAACCTGATTGTTCAGTACCACTCCCGTCCTTCCCTGGCTCCTCCTTTCATCATCCTCTCTCACATCAATCTGTTCATCAAGAGGACCATTCGTAAAGTGCCGTCTATCAAGATCCACCACTTTG TGTTGCAGTTGAAAGGGAAAGCAGCTAACAGGCTAATGACATGGGAAACCATTCAGAAGGAGGACTTCCTGACTGCCCAGAACAAGATCCAGAAAAGCAGCGACTCAGAGAGGCTCAAGCGGATGTCTGTCAA GGTGGATGGTGTGCTTAAACATCTGACTGAGAGCAGAGACTTTGACCACAGGCTGAGGGCTCTGGAGAATGAG ATGGAGTATTGCTCAAATGCTCTCAGCTGGATTGTGGATACTTTGGCACAAGGAAGCACGTTCAAACCGCCTCGACCTCCACCTACATTAAGAG ATGCTTTCCCCTCCTCCAATTCTTCCTGA
- the LOC141016109 gene encoding uncharacterized protein, translating into MAPVKGWVVGLLLALLCPSQLPLSGVVSAQDVAEEDLHGRVVEEVVAEEGETADDAAGGEEEQVAEEEDGDEEEESDDSEADEEEAEEEEEEAAEEEEEEEEETAEEEEEEEEAEEEEAAEEAEEEEGEAAEEEEAEEDETAEEEDEEEEEEEEEEEEEAEEAAEEDEEDEEEAAEEDEEGDAAEEEEEEEEEEEEEEEEKAAEEDDDDDGEEEAEEEEAEEAAEEENEEEDEVEATEEEEEASEEEEEADDAEEEEEEEEEEEDIDEADSEEKNSAADMLQFRPGSLCSVCSICEHCSSECDKCPCEEGDESEHCEHCEGCSSCFLCPILCDTICTPGGLVDELTGSLFGSFASLL; encoded by the exons ATGGCTCCTGTGAAAGGCTGGGTAGTGGGGCTCCTGCTGGCTCTCCTGTGCCCTTCCCAGCTCCCCCTCTCTGGTGTAGTCAGTGCCCAGGACGTGGCTGAGGAAGACCTCCATGGCAGAGTTGTTGAAGAGGTTGTGGCCGAAGAGGGTGAAACCGCTGATGATGCCGCTGGTGGGGAAGAGGAACAGGtagcagaggaggaagatggcgatgaagaagaagaatcggATGATTCAGAggctgatgaagaggaggcagaggaagaagaagaggaggctgctgaggaggaggaggaggaggaagaggagactgcagaggaggaagaagaggaagaggaagcagaggaggaggaagctgctgAGGAGgccgaagaggaggagggggaagctgctgaggaagaagaagcagaggaggacgaaacagcagaggaagaggatgaagaggaagaggaagaagaggaagaagaggaagaagaggcggaggaagcagcagaggaagatgaagaagacgaggaggaagctgctgaggaagatgaagagggagatgctgctgaggaggaggaggaagaggaggaggaggaagaggaggaggaggaagaaaaagctgcagaagaagatgatgatgatgatggtgaagaggaggctgaggaggaggaggctgaggaggcagcagaagaagaaaatgaggaggaggatgaagtggaggcaacagaggaggaagaagaggcttctgaagaggaagaggaggctgatgatgctgaggaggaggaggaggaggaggaggaagaagaggataTTGATGAGGCtgactctgaggaaaaaaat TCTGCAGCCGACATGCTGCAATTCCGCCCCGGCTCTTTGTGCAGTGTTTGCTCCATCTGTGAG CACTGCTCTAGTGAGTGTGACAAATGCCCGTGTGAAGAAGGAGACGAGTCAGAGCACTGTGAGCACTGCGAA GGATGCTCATCCTGCTTCCTTTGCCCCATTCTGTGTGACACAATTTGCACACCAG GTGGCCTTGTTGACGAGCTCACTGGGTCCCTCTTTGG GAGTTTTGCATCTCTACTCTGA